A single region of the Accipiter gentilis chromosome 6, bAccGen1.1, whole genome shotgun sequence genome encodes:
- the TRIM59 gene encoding tripartite motif-containing protein 59 isoform X1 → MHHFEEELTCSICYSIFEDPRVLPCSHTFCRNCLEGVIQLSSNFSIWRPLRVPLKCPNCRSIVEIPAAGTESLPINFALKAIIEKYQQEDHSDVATCSEHYRQPLNVYCLLDRKLVCGHCLTIGKHNGHPIDDLHSAYVKEKQTSGKLLEQLTDKHWTDVCLLIEKLKEQKSQCESIVQDDKKVVVQYFKKLSDTLEHKKQALLTALDEINTHILEEYEPLIEKLKKIREEQLELMSLNTSIQKEESPLIFLEKVDDMHQRIKALKQKQLPDVKPLEIYPRIGHLLKDVWSKTEIGQINKILTPKIKLIPKRKLRSKGSGKEGRESKELLQAVNPLAVLLLSIVIVATVFSFHRPVLPVVIEAAPAYISEFLLRIYQDFCTHLQNIGNVLCHTSDLLMELLGRIVSF, encoded by the coding sequence ATGCATCACTTTGAGGAAGAACTAACGTGTTCCATTTGCTATAGCATATTTGAAGATCCACGCGTTCTGCCTTGTTCCCATACGTTTTGTAGGAACTGTCTGGAAGGCGTTATTCAGCTGTCGAGCAACTTTTCCATTTGGAGACCCCTGAGAGTTCCTCTGAAGTGTCCTAACTGTAGGAGTATTGTTGAAATTCCTGCTGCTGGCACTGAATCGTTGCCTATCAACTTTGCATTGAAAGCTATTATTGAGAAATACCAACAGGAAGATCACTCCGACGTTGCAACCTGCAGTGAACACTATAGGCAACCGCTGAACGTTTACTGTCTTTTGGATAGAAAATTGGTGTGTGGCCATTGCCTTACAATAGGAAAACACAATGGTCATCCAATAGATGATCTTCATAGTGCCTACGTAAAAGAAAAGCAGACTTCTGGAAAACTTCTCGAGCAGCTAACTGATAAACACTGGACTGATGTATGTTTGCTTATTGAAAAGCTGAAGGAACAGAAGTCCCAGTGTGAAAGCATTGTTCAGGATGATAAAAAAGTAGTAGTGCAGTATTTTAAGAAACTTAGCGATACCTTGGAGCACAAAAAACAAGCTCTGCTGACTGCCCTGGATGAAATTAACACACACATTTTGGAAGAATATGAGCCTCTCAttgagaagttgaaaaaaataagggaagaaCAGCTTGAATTAATGTCACTGAATACATCTATTCAAAAAGAAGAGTCGCCGCTTATTTTTCTTGAGAAGGTGGATGATATGCATCAGCGTATAAAAGCTTTGAAACAGAAGCAACTACCAGATGTTAAACCTCTGGAGATTTATCCGCGGATTGGGCACCTGTTGAAAGATGTGTGGTCTAAAACTGAAATTGGTCAGATCAACAAGATCCTCactccaaaaataaaactgattccAAAAAGGAAGTTACGCAGCAAAGGCAgcggaaaggaaggaagagaatcTAAAGAACTCCTCCAGGCTGTAAATCCTTTAGCAGTCCTGCTTCTTTCTATAGTGATAGTGGCAACTGTGTTTTCATTTCACAGACCAGTGTTGCCAGTTGTAATCGAAGCTGCTCCTGCTTATATCTCGGAATTCTTGCTGCGTATTTATCAAGATTTCTGCACCCATTTGCAGAATATAGGGAATGTGCTGTGCCATACCTCTGATTTACTGATGGAGCTTTTAGGGAGAATTGtttctttttga
- the TRIM59 gene encoding tripartite motif-containing protein 59 isoform X2 has translation MHHFEEELTCSICYSIFEDPRVLPCSHTFCRNCLEGVIQLSSNFSIWRPLRVPLKCPNCRSIVEIPAAGTESLPINFALKAIIEKYQQEDHSDVATCSEHYRQPLNVYCLLDRKLVCGHCLTIGKHNGHPIDDLHSAYVKEKQTSGKLLEQLTDKHWTDVCLLIEKLKEQKSQCESIVQDDKKVVVQYFKKLSDTLEHKKQALLTALDEINTHILEEYEPLIEKLKKIREEQLELMSLNTSIQKEESPLIFLEKVDDMHQRIKALKQKQLPDVKPLEIYPRIGHLLKDVWSKTEIGQINKILTPKIKLIPKRKLRSKGSGKEGRESKELLQAVKKQLGLQTG, from the exons ATGCATCACTTTGAGGAAGAACTAACGTGTTCCATTTGCTATAGCATATTTGAAGATCCACGCGTTCTGCCTTGTTCCCATACGTTTTGTAGGAACTGTCTGGAAGGCGTTATTCAGCTGTCGAGCAACTTTTCCATTTGGAGACCCCTGAGAGTTCCTCTGAAGTGTCCTAACTGTAGGAGTATTGTTGAAATTCCTGCTGCTGGCACTGAATCGTTGCCTATCAACTTTGCATTGAAAGCTATTATTGAGAAATACCAACAGGAAGATCACTCCGACGTTGCAACCTGCAGTGAACACTATAGGCAACCGCTGAACGTTTACTGTCTTTTGGATAGAAAATTGGTGTGTGGCCATTGCCTTACAATAGGAAAACACAATGGTCATCCAATAGATGATCTTCATAGTGCCTACGTAAAAGAAAAGCAGACTTCTGGAAAACTTCTCGAGCAGCTAACTGATAAACACTGGACTGATGTATGTTTGCTTATTGAAAAGCTGAAGGAACAGAAGTCCCAGTGTGAAAGCATTGTTCAGGATGATAAAAAAGTAGTAGTGCAGTATTTTAAGAAACTTAGCGATACCTTGGAGCACAAAAAACAAGCTCTGCTGACTGCCCTGGATGAAATTAACACACACATTTTGGAAGAATATGAGCCTCTCAttgagaagttgaaaaaaataagggaagaaCAGCTTGAATTAATGTCACTGAATACATCTATTCAAAAAGAAGAGTCGCCGCTTATTTTTCTTGAGAAGGTGGATGATATGCATCAGCGTATAAAAGCTTTGAAACAGAAGCAACTACCAGATGTTAAACCTCTGGAGATTTATCCGCGGATTGGGCACCTGTTGAAAGATGTGTGGTCTAAAACTGAAATTGGTCAGATCAACAAGATCCTCactccaaaaataaaactgattccAAAAAGGAAGTTACGCAGCAAAGGCAgcggaaaggaaggaagagaatcTAAAGAACTCCTCCAGGCT GTTAAAAAACAGCTCGGGCTGCAAACTGGCTAG